Proteins encoded by one window of Leopardus geoffroyi isolate Oge1 chromosome X, O.geoffroyi_Oge1_pat1.0, whole genome shotgun sequence:
- the LOC123595465 gene encoding G-protein coupled receptor-associated sorting protein 2-like, translating to MTGAEIEPAARAKPEKKAGEEVGGGAERENEVPMVVRPKVRTQAQVMPGARPKTESKSMPGARPKTESQAMAGARPKTESQAMAGSRPKTESQGMAGTRAKIESQSVVGARPKAEARTVGGARPKTEAKAIPGAKPKNEAQAWPQTEFGAEAMPQTEGLAQTSAVAWPLVSTESGPVAKPMALSVDRELVGVDTETFPGSQVQTGIQPWFGSGEEVNMGSWCYPRHRAREEASNESGFWSADETSTMSSFWAGEEASIRSWPREEANTRSRHRAKHQPNPRSRPRSKQDPYVDSWSGSEEESGNPFCLWAGENTNNLFKPRVRDEETMRSKLRTKREDFFESESEDEYSKESWFLPGEETNGRFRTRDQEEPNTVLKPKGQKDVNNSGRVKQEPRFEEEVIIGSWFWAEKEASMEAGALAICESTPRSEEGAIGGSLLWTEEKSNLGAVAREEARPESEEEAIFGSWFWDRDEACFDLNPSPVYKASSRFRDSAEEELKASSRPQTWEEVTVEFKPGLCHGVGFPSPSSFRIPEEAASVFSDMFEGKPKNLEFSPEGEGQESLLQSDQPEPEFPFHYDPSYRSVREIREHLKARESVAPESWSCSCIQCELKIGTGEFEELLLLMDKIRDPFIHEISKIAMGMRSASQFTRDFIRDSGVVSLIETLLNYPSSRVRTSFLENMIHMAPPYPNLNMIETFICQVCEETLAHSVSSPEQLLGLRMLRHLTTTTDYHTLVANYMSGFFSLLTTGNARTKFHVLKMLLNLSENPVVAKKLFSAKALSIFVGLFNIEETNDNIQIVIKMFQNISNIIKNGTMSLIDDDFNLEPLISAFHEFEKLAKELQVQIDNQNDPEMGRQS from the coding sequence ATGACTGGGGCTGAGATTGAACCTGCTGCCCGGGCAAAGCCTGAAAAGAAGGCTGGAgaagaggttgggggtggggctgaaagagagaatgaagtcCCAATGGTGGTCAGACCCAAGGTTAGGACCCAGGCACAGGTAATGCCTGGAGCAAGGCCCAAAACTGAGTCAAAGTCTATGCCTGGGGCAAGGCCCAAAACTGAATCCCAGGCAATGGCTGGGGCAAGGCCCAAAACTGAGTCCCAGGCAATGGCTGGGTCAAGGCCTAAAACTGAGTCCCAGGGAATGGCTGGGACAAGGGCCAAAATTGAGTCCCAGTCAGTGGTTGGGGCAAGGCCCAAAGCTGAAGCCAGGACAGTAGGGGGAGCACGTCCTAAGACCGAGGCCAAGGCAATCCCTGGGGCAAAGCCCAAAAATGAAGCCCAAGCTTGGCCCCAGACTGAGTTTGGGGCTGAGGCAATGCCGCAAACAGAGGGGTTGGCCCAGACCAGTGCTGTAGCCTGGCCACTCGTCAGTACTGAGTCTGGGCCAGTTGCTAAACCTATGGCCCTATCTGTGGATAGGGAACTGGTCGGTGTGGACACTGAGACATTTCCTGGCTCCCAGGTTCAGACAGGAATTCAACCCTGGTTTGGATCAGGGGAGGAAGTTAATATGGGGTCTTGGTGCTATCCTAGGCACCGGGCCAGAGAGGAAGCCTCTAACGAGTCTGGATTCTGGTCAGCAGATGAGACCTCTACAATGTCCTCTTTCTGGGCTGGAGAAGAGGCCAGTATCAGATCGTGGCCCAGGGAAGAGGCCAATACCAGATCCAGGCATAGGGCTAAACATCAGCCTAACCCCAGGTCCAGGCCCAGATCCAAGCAAGATCCCTATGTTGATTCTTGGTCTGGGTCTGAAGAGGAGTCTGGCAATCCATTTTGCTTGTGGGCTGGAGAAAATACCAATAACTTgttcaagcccagagtcaggGATGAGGAAACTATGAGGTCCAAGCttaggacaaagagagaggactTTTTTGAGTCTGAGTCTGAAGATGAGTACTCTAAGGAGTCCTGGTTTTTGCCTGGAGAAGAGACCAATGGTAGATTCAGGACCAGAGACCAGGAAGAGCCTAATACTGTCTTGAAGCCCAAGGGCCAGAAAGATGTTAATAACAGTGGTAGGGTCAAACAAGAGCCCAGGTTTGAAGAGGAAGTCATTATTGGGTCCTGGTTCTGGGCAGAAAAAGAGGCCAGTATGGAGGCTGGGGCTTTGGCCATCTGTGAATCTACACCAAGGTCTGAGGAGGGGGCCATTGGTGGATCCTTGCTCTGGACTGAGGAAAAGTCCAATTTGGGGGCTGTGGCCAGAGAAGAGGCCAGGCCAGAGTCTGAAGAAGAGGCCATATTTGGGTCCTGGTTCTGGGATAGGGATGAGGCCTGCTTTGATCTAAATCCCAGTCCTGTGTATAAGGCTAGTTCCAGGTTCAGAGATTCAGCTGAAGAGGAACTTAAAGCATCATCCAGGCCCCAAACCTGGGAAGAGGTCACTGTTGAATTCAAACCTGGTCTTTGTCATGGGGTTGGCTTCCCATCCCCAAGCTCCTTTAGAATTCCTGAAGAAGCAGCATCTGTATTCTCTGACATGTTTGAGGGAAAGCCCAAGAATTTGGAATTTTCCCCAGAAGGGGAAGGACAGGAATCTTTGCTTCAGTCTGATCAGCCTGAACCTGAGTTCCCATTTCATTATGATCCATCCTACAGGTCAGTCAGGGAAATTCGGGAGCATCTTAAGGCCAGGGAGAGTGTAGCACCTGAGAGTTGGTCCTGCAGCTGCATACAATGTGAGCTTAAAATTGGTACTGGAGAATTTGAAGAACTCCTTCTATTAATGGACAAAATCCGAGATCCTTTTATTCATGAAATATCTAAAATCGCAATGGGTATGAGAAGTGCTTCTCAATTTACCCGAGATTTCATTCGGGATTCAGGTGTTGTCTCACTTATTGAAACCTTGCTCAATTATCCCTCCTCCCGAGTTAGGACAAgttttttggaaaatatgattCACATGGCTCCACCTTACCCAAATCTAAACATGATTGAGACATTCATATGTCAAGTGTGTGAAGAAACCCTTGCTCATAGTGTGAGTTCTCCTGAGCAACTGCTTGGATTAAGGATGCTTAGACACCTCACTACAACTACTGACTATCACACACTGGTTGCCAATTATATGTCtgggtttttctctttattaaccACAGGCAATGCAAGAACAAAGTTTCATGTTCTAAAAATGCTATTGAATTTGTCCGAAAATCCTGTCGTGGCAAAAAAACTATTCAGTGCCAAAGCTCTATCAATATTTGTGGGTCTCTTTAACATAGAAGAGACAAATGATAATATTCAAATTGTTATTAAGATGTTTCAGAATATCagtaatattataaaaaatggaaCTATGTCTTTAATTGATGATGATTTCAATCTTGAGCCACTTATTTCTGCATTCCATGAATTTGAGAAGTTAGCTAAGGAACTACAAGTCCAAATAGACAATCAAAATGATCCTGAGATGGGACGACAAAGCTAG